The following coding sequences lie in one Eschrichtius robustus isolate mEscRob2 chromosome 10, mEscRob2.pri, whole genome shotgun sequence genomic window:
- the TPD52L3 gene encoding LOW QUALITY PROTEIN: tumor protein D55 (The sequence of the model RefSeq protein was modified relative to this genomic sequence to represent the inferred CDS: substituted 1 base at 1 genomic stop codon), translating into MPGAMIETSAATYESHRTAEPEDLTEAEKKELKSEVGKLEAETVTLRCALAAKERLCVELKRKLDLTALVGLRQNLSKSWHDAQVSKAXMKQKTSAALSTMGSAICRKLGDMKKSATFRSFEGLLGTIKSRVAGGRELGSDCLPSSVGSRDDLLPVSGSRDDPLPVSGSGSDPVSGSRDDLLPFLEPE; encoded by the coding sequence ATGCCAGGCGCCATGATAGAGACCTCTGCGGCCACGTATGAATCCCACCGGACTGCCGAACCAGAGGATCTCACAGAGGCGGAGAAAAAGGAGCTCAAATCTGAGGTTGGTAAATTGGAGGCAGAAACTGTAACCCTACGCTGTGCGctggcagccaaagagagactctGCGTGGAGCTCAAGAGGAAGTTGGACCTGACGGCCTTGGTGGGGCTGAGGCAGAATCTGTCCAAGAGCTGGCACGATGCTCAGGTCTCCAAAGCCTAAATGAAACAAAAGACGTCAGCTGCCCTGTCCACCATGGGCTCTGCCATCTGCAGGAAGCTTGGAGACATGAAGAAATCGGCCACATTCAGATCCTTTGAAGGTCTTCTGGGGACAATCAAGTCCAGAGTCGCAGGTGGCAGAGAGCTAGGCAGTGACTGCCTTCCTTCTTCAGTGGGGAGTAGGGATGATCTGCTCCCAGTTTCCGGGAGTAGGGATGATCCGCTCCCGGTTTCAGGGAGTGGGAGTGATCCAGTTTCAGGAAGTAGGGATGACCTACTCCCCTTTCTGGAGCCAGAATGA